The Equus quagga isolate Etosha38 chromosome 2, UCLA_HA_Equagga_1.0, whole genome shotgun sequence genome has a window encoding:
- the LOC124234553 gene encoding translation initiation factor IF-2-like, with protein sequence MKKGKTEKQPHQRRVPVGTQRRRPAGTTQHSGPSRAPRPASQPKPAKLAPGVWEEGKFWRSSSEPPCRQEAAGQGGGAPGSGARNNEARRDVSGPAGRRTLSRGRGLARGPPPGIPDPGPQAWPSRPPTARPPSPPSSSYPGLSSQTAPVQLRAGRGQSQARPRPSSSQEAAGRAGRAGQATQEKPRLVPPLPPRGPGDREARGFPDRGRRRTFRPQHAAPQALQLRGPRGAAGGGGGGRPRPSRSGRGKGGGSGGRAGGEAAEGSERGRGGAKRRSWAATPPAATRGAAETRRPAAQGRRPGRSGLRASGSFASSAVAWLSDALAPLRPAVNPSAPPAPRAARRTHAPLLGAASPHSARSCCGSPARPSLRRPDERAPARACLPPRCSPACARKCVAGGEAPPFGPGRQSAPQLASKKTFPRNPRRSIWSRLLSVVRMGELRLLNPSGVPSNSRSLRARL encoded by the exons atgaaaaaaggcaaaacagaGAAGCAGCCCCACCAG CGGCGGGTCCCGGTGGGCACCCAACGGCGGCGACCAGCGGGGACGACCCAACACTCCGGGCCCAGCCGAGCCCCGCGCCCTGCTTCCCAGCCCAAGCCCGCTAAGTTGGCTCCCGgggtctgggaggaggggaagttcTGGAGGAGCAGCAGCGAGCCTCCGTGCCGACAGGAGGCCGCCGGGCAGGGCGGCGGGGCTCCCGGGAGCGGCGCCCGGAACAACGAGGCCCGGCGGGACGTCTCCGGCCCGGCCGGGAGGCGAACCCTCTCAAGG GGCCGGGGTCTCGCTCGCGGCCCGCCGCCGGGCATCCCGGATCCcggcccccaggcctggccctcccGACCGCCCACGGCGCGCCCGCCTTCCCCTCCCTCAAGCTCTTACCCGGGCTTGTCGTCCCAAACCGCTCCGGTCCAGCTCCGAGCAGGCCGCGGGCAGAGCCAGGCCCGGCCGCGGCCCTCGAGTTCCCAGGAAGCCGCAGGCCGCGCAGGTCGAGCCGGGCAGGCGACACAGGAAAAGCCGCGTCTCGTCCCTCCCCTTCCTCCGCGGGGACCGGGTGACAGGGAAGCGAGAGGTTTCCCCGACCGCGGCCGCCGGCGCACTTTCCGTCCGCAGCACGCGGCTCCTCAGGCCCTGCAGCTCAGAGGCCCGCGCGGTGctgccggcggcggcggcggggggagGCCGCGTCCATCGCGCTCCGggcgggggaagggaggagggtccggcgggcgggcgggcggagAGGCTGCGGAGGGCAGCGAGCGCGGCAGGGGCGGAGCAAAGCGGCGCTCCTGGGCGGCGACCCCACCGGCCGCCACGAGGGGCGCTGCGGAGACCCGTCGGCCAGCAGCGCAGGGGCGCCGGCCGGGGCGCTCTGGCCTCCGGGCCTCGGGCTCCTTCGCCTCCTCAGCTGTCGCTTGGCTCTCGGACGCCCTGGCGCCTCTACGCCCCGCTGTCAATCCGAGCGCGCCGCCGGCGCCCCGCGCAGCCCGGCGCACGCACGCTCCGCTGTTGGGCGCGGCGTCGCCGCACTCAGCGCGCTCCTGCTGCGGGTCCCCCGCACGGCCGAGCCTCCGGCGGCCCGACGAGCGTGCTCCGGCCCGAGCTTGCCTCCCTCCCCGCTGCTCCCCCGCCTGCGCACGGAAGTGCGTCGCGGGAGGAGAAGCGCCTCCCTTCGGTCCTGGGAGGCAGAGCGCCCCGCAGCTCGCCAGCAAGAAAACCTTTCCCCGCAACCCTCGGCGGTCAATATGGTCGCGTCTTCTCTCCGTTGTACGGATGGGAGAACTGAGGCTCCTGAATCCTAGTGGCGTCCCCA GTAACTCAAGAAGCCTGAGGGCCAGGCTTTGA